In Fusarium verticillioides 7600 chromosome 6, whole genome shotgun sequence, the sequence GCCTACTCCCGCCTGATCGATTACGAGCGCATGCGTGCTATTGCCGATGAGTCTGGTGCTTACCTTCTGTCTGACATGGCTCATGTTTCTggtcttgtcgctgctggtgTTATTGGAACCCCATTTGAGGATTCTGACATCGttaccaccaccacacaCAAGTCCCTTCGTGGACCTCGTGGTGCCATGATCTTCTACCGCAAGGGCGTTCGAAGCAcagacaagaagggcaagcagATCATGTATGATCTTGAAGGTCCTATCAACGCTTCAGTCTTCCCTGGTCACCAGGGTGGTCCTCACAACCACACCATCACCGCCCTCGCTGTTGCCCTTCGTCAAGCTCAGACACCCGAGTTCAAGCAGTACCAAGAAAAGGTCCTCGAGAACTCACAAGCTCTGGCCAAGCAACTCTCTGAGGGTCTGGGCTACAAGCTCGTCTCAGGCGGTACCGACAACcacctcgtcctcgttgacctcaagcccaagggTGTCGACGGCGCACGCGTCGAACGTGTTCTCGAGCTCGTTGGTGTTGCTAGCAACAAGAATACCGTCCCCGGCGACCGCTCCGCCCTCAAGCCCGGTGGTCTTCGTCTCGGAACACCCGCCATGACAACGCGGGGCTTCAACGGTGAAGACTTCAAGCGCGTGGCTGATATTGTGGACCGCGGTGTGCAGATCACTCTAGCGGTTGATAAGGACGCCCGCGCggctgctgaggccaaggGTGCTAAGAATCCCGGCACTGTTAAAAACTTTTTGGAGTTCTTGGGTGATGGATCTaatgtcaaggagatcaaggcaCTACGAGATGAGGTCGCTGAGTGGGTTGGAGGGTTCCCCCAGCCCTGGCTCAAGTCATGATGTTTTTGATGAAGAGTAAAGATCATTTCTGGCGTTTGGAAAATAGTATCATAGCAAATTTTACATGAGTATAAAGAGTCTATTGCATGATTCTCACCAAATCTGCTGTGTTGTGGCTGTTTTGATCATCCAGGTTGTAATCATGATGGGCTAGACTAGAGTGTTGGTCCAAACACCTTAACCTCCAACACCACGCACGACTGTGTAATAACCGCCACATCAATGGCCATGCAAATTTAATGACAGCTTGATCCAGTAGCAATTGGCCCAATTGACTAATATTACATGATAATATGGCCTTGCATGCCATTCTCCGTTGTCAATCTCCGGACATCTCACTCCTCGGATTTCCAAGTCTTCCCCGCATACCCAAAAAAATTATTTCAGGGCTCTTGGGATCTGGATCTGGGGTTATCGGTACTTGACTCAGTGAAAGATGCCAGTAGCTAGTACCTTTCACAAGCGGCTAAAGCAGGTTACAccgcccatcatgacaactaTTTGGCGAGATAAGCGGTACCGCTACTTGAGGGGGTGGGTACACTGAAGTAGCGCTCATGACCTGATTCTCCAACTGTTATGACGCTACCTGGCGCCGCTTGAGCTGGGGCCGGATAGTGACTCCGAGGTACTTGACCGGAGCGCCGCCGAAGACGGGGCATCAGAAGTGCTAGGGATCGTAAATGGGGAGTAGGTCACCTAaaatcaatcatcatcaacatcatcacagacATTCCTATTCACtcattcaacctcaatccatcctcatcctcgtaCTCACTCACCCACTCACAATGTCTGGTCTCTTTGCTCGtcaagcttgggcttctgcCTCTAAGCTCCGATCTACTGCTCTCCGAGCTCCCAAGACTGCATTTGCCTGCAAAGTCAACAGCATTGCTCCCCGACGA encodes:
- a CDS encoding serine hydroxymethyltransferase, mitochondrial codes for the protein MMNLRLLRQQCLRTKPSLASRVTTRTFASQSDLLGANLEQGDPEIHAILKREEKRQNHFINLIPSENFTSRSVLDALGSVMQNKYSEGYPGARYYGGNEHIDEAERLCQRRALETFRLDPEKWGVNVQPLSGSPANLYAYSAILNTHDRIMGLDLPHGGHLSHGYQIPNKKISMVSKYYETFPYRLNEETGLIDYDKLRENALLYRPKVIVAGTSAYSRLIDYERMRAIADESGAYLLSDMAHVSGLVAAGVIGTPFEDSDIVTTTTHKSLRGPRGAMIFYRKGVRSTDKKGKQIMYDLEGPINASVFPGHQGGPHNHTITALAVALRQAQTPEFKQYQEKVLENSQALAKQLSEGLGYKLVSGGTDNHLVLVDLKPKGVDGARVERVLELVGVASNKNTVPGDRSALKPGGLRLGTPAMTTRGFNGEDFKRVADIVDRGVQITLAVDKDARAAAEAKGAKNPGTVKNFLEFLGDGSNVKEIKALRDEVAEWVGGFPQPWLKS